In the genome of Sphaeramia orbicularis chromosome 13, fSphaOr1.1, whole genome shotgun sequence, one region contains:
- the sh3bgr gene encoding SH3 domain-binding glutamic acid-rich protein isoform X33 → MVIKVFLASSSGSTAIKKKQQDVVGFLEALKVEYAQLDIACNEENRMWMRQNVPQEKKPANGIPLPPQIFNEESYCGDYDTFFDAKEDNSVYAFLGLPPPPGSKEAELADKAHILENGTHAEETNGEENLDDSIEVPVEERNGDAHGEEEQAAEEEEEEEGEGGEEEEVAEGETAEDDALEGETAGDAAEEAVEETDEVTEDTAHADEEEQEEADEDRGEEAE, encoded by the exons ATGGTTATTAAAGTCTTCCTCGCCTCTTCGTCGGGATCCACTGCG ATCAAGAAGAAGCAGCAGGATGTGGTGGGCTTCTTGGAGGCTCTTAAGGTGGAGTACGCTCAGCTGGACATCGCCTGCAACGAGGAGAACCGCATGTGGATGAGGCAGAACGTCCCACAGGAGAAGAAGCCCGCCAATGGCATCCCCCTGCCCCCTCAGATCTTCAACGAAGAGAGCTACTGTGGG gACTATGACACATTTTTTGATGCCAAGGAAGACAACTCCGTGTATGCCTTCTTGGGACTCCCTCCTCCACCTGGGTCAAag GAAGCAGAGCTAGCTGACAAGGCCCACATTTTGGAAAACGGGACCCATGCTGAGGAAACTAACGGAGAGGAAAACCTTGATGATTCAATA GAGGTTCCTGTGGAGGAGCGTAATGGGGATGCACACGGAGAGGAGGAGCAGgcagctgaggaggaggaggaggaggaaggtgagggtggcgaggaggaggaggtagcAGAAGGAGAAACTGCAGAAGATGATGCCTTGGAAGGAGAAACAGCAGGAGACGCAGCGGAGGAGGCAGTGGAAGAAACAGACGAGGTCACAGAAGACACA GCCCATGCAGATGAGGAAGAACAG gaAGAAGCTGATGAGGACAGG GGAGAAGAGGCTGAGTAG
- the sh3bgr gene encoding SH3 domain-binding glutamic acid-rich protein isoform X22 has protein sequence MVIKVFLASSSGSTAIKKKQQDVVGFLEALKVEYAQLDIACNEENRMWMRQNVPQEKKPANGIPLPPQIFNEESYCGDYDTFFDAKEDNSVYAFLGLPPPPGSKEAELADKAHILENGTHAEETNGEENLDDSIEVPVEERNGDAHGEEEQAAEEEEEEEGEGGEEEEVAEGETAEDDALEGETAGDAAEEAVEETDEAHADEEEQEEADEDREEEELRQLEEEEDDEEETQGEEAE, from the exons ATGGTTATTAAAGTCTTCCTCGCCTCTTCGTCGGGATCCACTGCG ATCAAGAAGAAGCAGCAGGATGTGGTGGGCTTCTTGGAGGCTCTTAAGGTGGAGTACGCTCAGCTGGACATCGCCTGCAACGAGGAGAACCGCATGTGGATGAGGCAGAACGTCCCACAGGAGAAGAAGCCCGCCAATGGCATCCCCCTGCCCCCTCAGATCTTCAACGAAGAGAGCTACTGTGGG gACTATGACACATTTTTTGATGCCAAGGAAGACAACTCCGTGTATGCCTTCTTGGGACTCCCTCCTCCACCTGGGTCAAag GAAGCAGAGCTAGCTGACAAGGCCCACATTTTGGAAAACGGGACCCATGCTGAGGAAACTAACGGAGAGGAAAACCTTGATGATTCAATA GAGGTTCCTGTGGAGGAGCGTAATGGGGATGCACACGGAGAGGAGGAGCAGgcagctgaggaggaggaggaggaggaaggtgagggtggcgaggaggaggaggtagcAGAAGGAGAAACTGCAGAAGATGATGCCTTGGAAGGAGAAACAGCAGGAGACGCAGCGGAGGAGGCAGTGGAAGAAACAGACGAG GCCCATGCAGATGAGGAAGAACAG gaAGAAGCTGATGAGGACAGG GAGGAAGAAGAACTACGGCAGCTTGAG gaagaagaagacgatgaGGAAGAAACACAG GGAGAAGAGGCTGAGTAG
- the sh3bgr gene encoding SH3 domain-binding glutamic acid-rich protein isoform X27, giving the protein MVIKVFLASSSGSTAIKKKQQDVVGFLEALKVEYAQLDIACNEENRMWMRQNVPQEKKPANGIPLPPQIFNEESYCGDYDTFFDAKEDNSVYAFLGLPPPPGSKEAELADKAHILENGTHAEETNGEENLDDSIEVPVEERNGDAHGEEEQAAEEEEEEEGEGGEEEEVAEGETAEDDALEGETAGDAAEEAVEETDEQAHADEEEQEEADEDREEEDDEEETQGEEAE; this is encoded by the exons ATGGTTATTAAAGTCTTCCTCGCCTCTTCGTCGGGATCCACTGCG ATCAAGAAGAAGCAGCAGGATGTGGTGGGCTTCTTGGAGGCTCTTAAGGTGGAGTACGCTCAGCTGGACATCGCCTGCAACGAGGAGAACCGCATGTGGATGAGGCAGAACGTCCCACAGGAGAAGAAGCCCGCCAATGGCATCCCCCTGCCCCCTCAGATCTTCAACGAAGAGAGCTACTGTGGG gACTATGACACATTTTTTGATGCCAAGGAAGACAACTCCGTGTATGCCTTCTTGGGACTCCCTCCTCCACCTGGGTCAAag GAAGCAGAGCTAGCTGACAAGGCCCACATTTTGGAAAACGGGACCCATGCTGAGGAAACTAACGGAGAGGAAAACCTTGATGATTCAATA GAGGTTCCTGTGGAGGAGCGTAATGGGGATGCACACGGAGAGGAGGAGCAGgcagctgaggaggaggaggaggaggaaggtgagggtggcgaggaggaggaggtagcAGAAGGAGAAACTGCAGAAGATGATGCCTTGGAAGGAGAAACAGCAGGAGACGCAGCGGAGGAGGCAGTGGAAGAAACAGACGAG CAGGCCCATGCAGATGAGGAAGAACAG gaAGAAGCTGATGAGGACAGG gaagaagaagacgatgaGGAAGAAACACAG GGAGAAGAGGCTGAGTAG
- the sh3bgr gene encoding SH3 domain-binding glutamic acid-rich protein isoform X31, whose amino-acid sequence MVIKVFLASSSGSTAIKKKQQDVVGFLEALKVEYAQLDIACNEENRMWMRQNVPQEKKPANGIPLPPQIFNEESYCGDYDTFFDAKEDNSVYAFLGLPPPPGSKEAELADKAHILENGTHAEETNGEENLDDSIEVPVEERNGDAHGEEEQAAEEEEEEEGEGGEEEEVAEGETAEDDALEGETAGDAAEEAVEETDEVTEDTAHADEEEQEEEDDEEETQGEEAE is encoded by the exons ATGGTTATTAAAGTCTTCCTCGCCTCTTCGTCGGGATCCACTGCG ATCAAGAAGAAGCAGCAGGATGTGGTGGGCTTCTTGGAGGCTCTTAAGGTGGAGTACGCTCAGCTGGACATCGCCTGCAACGAGGAGAACCGCATGTGGATGAGGCAGAACGTCCCACAGGAGAAGAAGCCCGCCAATGGCATCCCCCTGCCCCCTCAGATCTTCAACGAAGAGAGCTACTGTGGG gACTATGACACATTTTTTGATGCCAAGGAAGACAACTCCGTGTATGCCTTCTTGGGACTCCCTCCTCCACCTGGGTCAAag GAAGCAGAGCTAGCTGACAAGGCCCACATTTTGGAAAACGGGACCCATGCTGAGGAAACTAACGGAGAGGAAAACCTTGATGATTCAATA GAGGTTCCTGTGGAGGAGCGTAATGGGGATGCACACGGAGAGGAGGAGCAGgcagctgaggaggaggaggaggaggaaggtgagggtggcgaggaggaggaggtagcAGAAGGAGAAACTGCAGAAGATGATGCCTTGGAAGGAGAAACAGCAGGAGACGCAGCGGAGGAGGCAGTGGAAGAAACAGACGAGGTCACAGAAGACACA GCCCATGCAGATGAGGAAGAACAG gaagaagaagacgatgaGGAAGAAACACAG GGAGAAGAGGCTGAGTAG
- the sh3bgr gene encoding SH3 domain-binding glutamic acid-rich protein isoform X36 has product MVIKVFLASSSGSTAIKKKQQDVVGFLEALKVEYAQLDIACNEENRMWMRQNVPQEKKPANGIPLPPQIFNEESYCGDYDTFFDAKEDNSVYAFLGLPPPPGSKEAELADKAHILENGTHAEETNGEENLDDSIEVPVEERNGDAHGEEEQAAEEEEEEEGEGGEEEEVAEGETAEDDALEGETAGDAAEEAVEETDEQAHADEEEQEEADEDRGEEAE; this is encoded by the exons ATGGTTATTAAAGTCTTCCTCGCCTCTTCGTCGGGATCCACTGCG ATCAAGAAGAAGCAGCAGGATGTGGTGGGCTTCTTGGAGGCTCTTAAGGTGGAGTACGCTCAGCTGGACATCGCCTGCAACGAGGAGAACCGCATGTGGATGAGGCAGAACGTCCCACAGGAGAAGAAGCCCGCCAATGGCATCCCCCTGCCCCCTCAGATCTTCAACGAAGAGAGCTACTGTGGG gACTATGACACATTTTTTGATGCCAAGGAAGACAACTCCGTGTATGCCTTCTTGGGACTCCCTCCTCCACCTGGGTCAAag GAAGCAGAGCTAGCTGACAAGGCCCACATTTTGGAAAACGGGACCCATGCTGAGGAAACTAACGGAGAGGAAAACCTTGATGATTCAATA GAGGTTCCTGTGGAGGAGCGTAATGGGGATGCACACGGAGAGGAGGAGCAGgcagctgaggaggaggaggaggaggaaggtgagggtggcgaggaggaggaggtagcAGAAGGAGAAACTGCAGAAGATGATGCCTTGGAAGGAGAAACAGCAGGAGACGCAGCGGAGGAGGCAGTGGAAGAAACAGACGAG CAGGCCCATGCAGATGAGGAAGAACAG gaAGAAGCTGATGAGGACAGG GGAGAAGAGGCTGAGTAG
- the sh3bgr gene encoding SH3 domain-binding glutamic acid-rich protein isoform X37 → MVIKVFLASSSGSTAIKKKQQDVVGFLEALKVEYAQLDIACNEENRMWMRQNVPQEKKPANGIPLPPQIFNEESYCGDYDTFFDAKEDNSVYAFLGLPPPPGSKEAELADKAHILENGTHAEETNGEENLDDSIEVPVEERNGDAHGEEEQAAEEEEEEEGEGGEEEEVAEGETAEDDALEGETAGDAAEEAVEETDEAHADEEEQEEADEDRGEEAE, encoded by the exons ATGGTTATTAAAGTCTTCCTCGCCTCTTCGTCGGGATCCACTGCG ATCAAGAAGAAGCAGCAGGATGTGGTGGGCTTCTTGGAGGCTCTTAAGGTGGAGTACGCTCAGCTGGACATCGCCTGCAACGAGGAGAACCGCATGTGGATGAGGCAGAACGTCCCACAGGAGAAGAAGCCCGCCAATGGCATCCCCCTGCCCCCTCAGATCTTCAACGAAGAGAGCTACTGTGGG gACTATGACACATTTTTTGATGCCAAGGAAGACAACTCCGTGTATGCCTTCTTGGGACTCCCTCCTCCACCTGGGTCAAag GAAGCAGAGCTAGCTGACAAGGCCCACATTTTGGAAAACGGGACCCATGCTGAGGAAACTAACGGAGAGGAAAACCTTGATGATTCAATA GAGGTTCCTGTGGAGGAGCGTAATGGGGATGCACACGGAGAGGAGGAGCAGgcagctgaggaggaggaggaggaggaaggtgagggtggcgaggaggaggaggtagcAGAAGGAGAAACTGCAGAAGATGATGCCTTGGAAGGAGAAACAGCAGGAGACGCAGCGGAGGAGGCAGTGGAAGAAACAGACGAG GCCCATGCAGATGAGGAAGAACAG gaAGAAGCTGATGAGGACAGG GGAGAAGAGGCTGAGTAG
- the sh3bgr gene encoding SH3 domain-binding glutamic acid-rich protein isoform X42, whose translation MVIKVFLASSSGSTAIKKKQQDVVGFLEALKVEYAQLDIACNEENRMWMRQNVPQEKKPANGIPLPPQIFNEESYCGDYDTFFDAKEDNSVYAFLGLPPPPGSKEAELADKAHILENGTHAEETNGEENLDDSIEVPVEERNGDAHGEEEQAAEEEEEEEGEGGEEEEVAEGETAEDDALEGETAGDAAEEAVEETDEAHADEEEQGEEAE comes from the exons ATGGTTATTAAAGTCTTCCTCGCCTCTTCGTCGGGATCCACTGCG ATCAAGAAGAAGCAGCAGGATGTGGTGGGCTTCTTGGAGGCTCTTAAGGTGGAGTACGCTCAGCTGGACATCGCCTGCAACGAGGAGAACCGCATGTGGATGAGGCAGAACGTCCCACAGGAGAAGAAGCCCGCCAATGGCATCCCCCTGCCCCCTCAGATCTTCAACGAAGAGAGCTACTGTGGG gACTATGACACATTTTTTGATGCCAAGGAAGACAACTCCGTGTATGCCTTCTTGGGACTCCCTCCTCCACCTGGGTCAAag GAAGCAGAGCTAGCTGACAAGGCCCACATTTTGGAAAACGGGACCCATGCTGAGGAAACTAACGGAGAGGAAAACCTTGATGATTCAATA GAGGTTCCTGTGGAGGAGCGTAATGGGGATGCACACGGAGAGGAGGAGCAGgcagctgaggaggaggaggaggaggaaggtgagggtggcgaggaggaggaggtagcAGAAGGAGAAACTGCAGAAGATGATGCCTTGGAAGGAGAAACAGCAGGAGACGCAGCGGAGGAGGCAGTGGAAGAAACAGACGAG GCCCATGCAGATGAGGAAGAACAG GGAGAAGAGGCTGAGTAG
- the sh3bgr gene encoding SH3 domain-binding glutamic acid-rich protein isoform X19: MVIKVFLASSSGSTAIKKKQQDVVGFLEALKVEYAQLDIACNEENRMWMRQNVPQEKKPANGIPLPPQIFNEESYCGDYDTFFDAKEDNSVYAFLGLPPPPGSKEAELADKAHILENGTHAEETNGEENLDDSIEVPVEERNGDAHGEEEQAAEEEEEEEGEGGEEEEVAEGETAEDDALEGETAGDAAEEAVEETDEQAHADEEEQEEADEDREEEEAEVQEEEEDDEEETQGEEAE, from the exons ATGGTTATTAAAGTCTTCCTCGCCTCTTCGTCGGGATCCACTGCG ATCAAGAAGAAGCAGCAGGATGTGGTGGGCTTCTTGGAGGCTCTTAAGGTGGAGTACGCTCAGCTGGACATCGCCTGCAACGAGGAGAACCGCATGTGGATGAGGCAGAACGTCCCACAGGAGAAGAAGCCCGCCAATGGCATCCCCCTGCCCCCTCAGATCTTCAACGAAGAGAGCTACTGTGGG gACTATGACACATTTTTTGATGCCAAGGAAGACAACTCCGTGTATGCCTTCTTGGGACTCCCTCCTCCACCTGGGTCAAag GAAGCAGAGCTAGCTGACAAGGCCCACATTTTGGAAAACGGGACCCATGCTGAGGAAACTAACGGAGAGGAAAACCTTGATGATTCAATA GAGGTTCCTGTGGAGGAGCGTAATGGGGATGCACACGGAGAGGAGGAGCAGgcagctgaggaggaggaggaggaggaaggtgagggtggcgaggaggaggaggtagcAGAAGGAGAAACTGCAGAAGATGATGCCTTGGAAGGAGAAACAGCAGGAGACGCAGCGGAGGAGGCAGTGGAAGAAACAGACGAG CAGGCCCATGCAGATGAGGAAGAACAG gaAGAAGCTGATGAGGACAGG GAAGAAGAAGAGGCTGAAGTACAAGAG gaagaagaagacgatgaGGAAGAAACACAG GGAGAAGAGGCTGAGTAG
- the sh3bgr gene encoding SH3 domain-binding glutamic acid-rich protein isoform X40, giving the protein MVIKVFLASSSGSTAIKKKQQDVVGFLEALKVEYAQLDIACNEENRMWMRQNVPQEKKPANGIPLPPQIFNEESYCGDYDTFFDAKEDNSVYAFLGLPPPPGSKEAELADKAHILENGTHAEETNGEENLDDSIEVPVEERNGDAHGEEEQAAEEEEEEEGEGGEEEEVAEGETAEDDALEGETAGDAAEEAVEETDEVTEDTAHADEEEQGEEAE; this is encoded by the exons ATGGTTATTAAAGTCTTCCTCGCCTCTTCGTCGGGATCCACTGCG ATCAAGAAGAAGCAGCAGGATGTGGTGGGCTTCTTGGAGGCTCTTAAGGTGGAGTACGCTCAGCTGGACATCGCCTGCAACGAGGAGAACCGCATGTGGATGAGGCAGAACGTCCCACAGGAGAAGAAGCCCGCCAATGGCATCCCCCTGCCCCCTCAGATCTTCAACGAAGAGAGCTACTGTGGG gACTATGACACATTTTTTGATGCCAAGGAAGACAACTCCGTGTATGCCTTCTTGGGACTCCCTCCTCCACCTGGGTCAAag GAAGCAGAGCTAGCTGACAAGGCCCACATTTTGGAAAACGGGACCCATGCTGAGGAAACTAACGGAGAGGAAAACCTTGATGATTCAATA GAGGTTCCTGTGGAGGAGCGTAATGGGGATGCACACGGAGAGGAGGAGCAGgcagctgaggaggaggaggaggaggaaggtgagggtggcgaggaggaggaggtagcAGAAGGAGAAACTGCAGAAGATGATGCCTTGGAAGGAGAAACAGCAGGAGACGCAGCGGAGGAGGCAGTGGAAGAAACAGACGAGGTCACAGAAGACACA GCCCATGCAGATGAGGAAGAACAG GGAGAAGAGGCTGAGTAG
- the sh3bgr gene encoding SH3 domain-binding glutamic acid-rich protein isoform X4 produces the protein MVIKVFLASSSGSTAIKKKQQDVVGFLEALKVEYAQLDIACNEENRMWMRQNVPQEKKPANGIPLPPQIFNEESYCGDYDTFFDAKEDNSVYAFLGLPPPPGSKEAELADKAHILENGTHAEETNGEENLDDSIEVPVEERNGDAHGEEEQAAEEEEEEEGEGGEEEEVAEGETAEDDALEGETAGDAAEEAVEETDEAHADEEEQEEADEDREEEDLQSEEEEELRQLEEEEEAEVQEEEEDDEEETQGEEAE, from the exons ATGGTTATTAAAGTCTTCCTCGCCTCTTCGTCGGGATCCACTGCG ATCAAGAAGAAGCAGCAGGATGTGGTGGGCTTCTTGGAGGCTCTTAAGGTGGAGTACGCTCAGCTGGACATCGCCTGCAACGAGGAGAACCGCATGTGGATGAGGCAGAACGTCCCACAGGAGAAGAAGCCCGCCAATGGCATCCCCCTGCCCCCTCAGATCTTCAACGAAGAGAGCTACTGTGGG gACTATGACACATTTTTTGATGCCAAGGAAGACAACTCCGTGTATGCCTTCTTGGGACTCCCTCCTCCACCTGGGTCAAag GAAGCAGAGCTAGCTGACAAGGCCCACATTTTGGAAAACGGGACCCATGCTGAGGAAACTAACGGAGAGGAAAACCTTGATGATTCAATA GAGGTTCCTGTGGAGGAGCGTAATGGGGATGCACACGGAGAGGAGGAGCAGgcagctgaggaggaggaggaggaggaaggtgagggtggcgaggaggaggaggtagcAGAAGGAGAAACTGCAGAAGATGATGCCTTGGAAGGAGAAACAGCAGGAGACGCAGCGGAGGAGGCAGTGGAAGAAACAGACGAG GCCCATGCAGATGAGGAAGAACAG gaAGAAGCTGATGAGGACAGG GAGGAAGAGGATTTGCAGTCAGAG GAGGAAGAAGAACTACGGCAGCTTGAG GAAGAAGAAGAGGCTGAAGTACAAGAG gaagaagaagacgatgaGGAAGAAACACAG GGAGAAGAGGCTGAGTAG
- the sh3bgr gene encoding SH3 domain-binding glutamic acid-rich protein isoform X26 yields MVIKVFLASSSGSTAIKKKQQDVVGFLEALKVEYAQLDIACNEENRMWMRQNVPQEKKPANGIPLPPQIFNEESYCGDYDTFFDAKEDNSVYAFLGLPPPPGSKEVPVEERNGDAHGEEEQAAEEEEEEEGEGGEEEEVAEGETAEDDALEGETAGDAAEEAVEETDEVTEDTQAHADEEEQEEADEDREEEDLQSEEEEELRQLEEEEEAEVQEEEEDDEEETQGEEAE; encoded by the exons ATGGTTATTAAAGTCTTCCTCGCCTCTTCGTCGGGATCCACTGCG ATCAAGAAGAAGCAGCAGGATGTGGTGGGCTTCTTGGAGGCTCTTAAGGTGGAGTACGCTCAGCTGGACATCGCCTGCAACGAGGAGAACCGCATGTGGATGAGGCAGAACGTCCCACAGGAGAAGAAGCCCGCCAATGGCATCCCCCTGCCCCCTCAGATCTTCAACGAAGAGAGCTACTGTGGG gACTATGACACATTTTTTGATGCCAAGGAAGACAACTCCGTGTATGCCTTCTTGGGACTCCCTCCTCCACCTGGGTCAAag GAGGTTCCTGTGGAGGAGCGTAATGGGGATGCACACGGAGAGGAGGAGCAGgcagctgaggaggaggaggaggaggaaggtgagggtggcgaggaggaggaggtagcAGAAGGAGAAACTGCAGAAGATGATGCCTTGGAAGGAGAAACAGCAGGAGACGCAGCGGAGGAGGCAGTGGAAGAAACAGACGAGGTCACAGAAGACACA CAGGCCCATGCAGATGAGGAAGAACAG gaAGAAGCTGATGAGGACAGG GAGGAAGAGGATTTGCAGTCAGAG GAGGAAGAAGAACTACGGCAGCTTGAG GAAGAAGAAGAGGCTGAAGTACAAGAG gaagaagaagacgatgaGGAAGAAACACAG GGAGAAGAGGCTGAGTAG
- the sh3bgr gene encoding SH3 domain-binding glutamic acid-rich protein isoform X38 encodes MVIKVFLASSSGSTAIKKKQQDVVGFLEALKVEYAQLDIACNEENRMWMRQNVPQEKKPANGIPLPPQIFNEESYCGDYDTFFDAKEDNSVYAFLGLPPPPGSKEAELADKAHILENGTHAEETNGEENLDDSIEVPVEERNGDAHGEEEQAAEEEEEEEGEGGEEEEVAEGETAEDDALEGETAGDAAEEAVEETDEVTEDTEEEDDEEETQGEEAE; translated from the exons ATGGTTATTAAAGTCTTCCTCGCCTCTTCGTCGGGATCCACTGCG ATCAAGAAGAAGCAGCAGGATGTGGTGGGCTTCTTGGAGGCTCTTAAGGTGGAGTACGCTCAGCTGGACATCGCCTGCAACGAGGAGAACCGCATGTGGATGAGGCAGAACGTCCCACAGGAGAAGAAGCCCGCCAATGGCATCCCCCTGCCCCCTCAGATCTTCAACGAAGAGAGCTACTGTGGG gACTATGACACATTTTTTGATGCCAAGGAAGACAACTCCGTGTATGCCTTCTTGGGACTCCCTCCTCCACCTGGGTCAAag GAAGCAGAGCTAGCTGACAAGGCCCACATTTTGGAAAACGGGACCCATGCTGAGGAAACTAACGGAGAGGAAAACCTTGATGATTCAATA GAGGTTCCTGTGGAGGAGCGTAATGGGGATGCACACGGAGAGGAGGAGCAGgcagctgaggaggaggaggaggaggaaggtgagggtggcgaggaggaggaggtagcAGAAGGAGAAACTGCAGAAGATGATGCCTTGGAAGGAGAAACAGCAGGAGACGCAGCGGAGGAGGCAGTGGAAGAAACAGACGAGGTCACAGAAGACACA gaagaagaagacgatgaGGAAGAAACACAG GGAGAAGAGGCTGAGTAG
- the sh3bgr gene encoding SH3 domain-binding glutamic acid-rich protein isoform X20, which translates to MVIKVFLASSSGSTAIKKKQQDVVGFLEALKVEYAQLDIACNEENRMWMRQNVPQEKKPANGIPLPPQIFNEESYCGDYDTFFDAKEDNSVYAFLGLPPPPGSKEAELADKAHILENGTHAEETNGEENLDDSIEVPVEERNGDAHGEEEQAAEEEEEEEGEGGEEEEVAEGETAEDDALEGETAGDAAEEAVEETDEQAHADEEEQEEADEDREEEELRQLEEEEDDEEETQGEEAE; encoded by the exons ATGGTTATTAAAGTCTTCCTCGCCTCTTCGTCGGGATCCACTGCG ATCAAGAAGAAGCAGCAGGATGTGGTGGGCTTCTTGGAGGCTCTTAAGGTGGAGTACGCTCAGCTGGACATCGCCTGCAACGAGGAGAACCGCATGTGGATGAGGCAGAACGTCCCACAGGAGAAGAAGCCCGCCAATGGCATCCCCCTGCCCCCTCAGATCTTCAACGAAGAGAGCTACTGTGGG gACTATGACACATTTTTTGATGCCAAGGAAGACAACTCCGTGTATGCCTTCTTGGGACTCCCTCCTCCACCTGGGTCAAag GAAGCAGAGCTAGCTGACAAGGCCCACATTTTGGAAAACGGGACCCATGCTGAGGAAACTAACGGAGAGGAAAACCTTGATGATTCAATA GAGGTTCCTGTGGAGGAGCGTAATGGGGATGCACACGGAGAGGAGGAGCAGgcagctgaggaggaggaggaggaggaaggtgagggtggcgaggaggaggaggtagcAGAAGGAGAAACTGCAGAAGATGATGCCTTGGAAGGAGAAACAGCAGGAGACGCAGCGGAGGAGGCAGTGGAAGAAACAGACGAG CAGGCCCATGCAGATGAGGAAGAACAG gaAGAAGCTGATGAGGACAGG GAGGAAGAAGAACTACGGCAGCTTGAG gaagaagaagacgatgaGGAAGAAACACAG GGAGAAGAGGCTGAGTAG
- the sh3bgr gene encoding SH3 domain-binding glutamic acid-rich protein isoform X17 has product MVIKVFLASSSGSTAIKKKQQDVVGFLEALKVEYAQLDIACNEENRMWMRQNVPQEKKPANGIPLPPQIFNEESYCGDYDTFFDAKEDNSVYAFLGLPPPPGSKEAELADKAHILENGTHAEETNGEENLDDSIEVPVEERNGDAHGEEEQAAEEEEEEEGEGGEEEEVAEGETAEDDALEGETAGDAAEEAVEETDEVTEDTAHADEEEQEEADEDREEEEAEVQEEEEDDEEETQGEEAE; this is encoded by the exons ATGGTTATTAAAGTCTTCCTCGCCTCTTCGTCGGGATCCACTGCG ATCAAGAAGAAGCAGCAGGATGTGGTGGGCTTCTTGGAGGCTCTTAAGGTGGAGTACGCTCAGCTGGACATCGCCTGCAACGAGGAGAACCGCATGTGGATGAGGCAGAACGTCCCACAGGAGAAGAAGCCCGCCAATGGCATCCCCCTGCCCCCTCAGATCTTCAACGAAGAGAGCTACTGTGGG gACTATGACACATTTTTTGATGCCAAGGAAGACAACTCCGTGTATGCCTTCTTGGGACTCCCTCCTCCACCTGGGTCAAag GAAGCAGAGCTAGCTGACAAGGCCCACATTTTGGAAAACGGGACCCATGCTGAGGAAACTAACGGAGAGGAAAACCTTGATGATTCAATA GAGGTTCCTGTGGAGGAGCGTAATGGGGATGCACACGGAGAGGAGGAGCAGgcagctgaggaggaggaggaggaggaaggtgagggtggcgaggaggaggaggtagcAGAAGGAGAAACTGCAGAAGATGATGCCTTGGAAGGAGAAACAGCAGGAGACGCAGCGGAGGAGGCAGTGGAAGAAACAGACGAGGTCACAGAAGACACA GCCCATGCAGATGAGGAAGAACAG gaAGAAGCTGATGAGGACAGG GAAGAAGAAGAGGCTGAAGTACAAGAG gaagaagaagacgatgaGGAAGAAACACAG GGAGAAGAGGCTGAGTAG